A single genomic interval of Hafnia alvei harbors:
- a CDS encoding gluconate 2-dehydrogenase subunit 3 family protein codes for MSKPHEAIPARRLFLKKSLTLIPLAAAAGTGVVSLTAIAQASPAKSPGISQHYVPVYFNNEEWTFLLAACERLIPSDVNGPGAVSQGVPVFIDKQMEAPFGHGGLWYMHPPFVAAVPELGYQSKLVPREVYRLGIGAVNDYCQQKFQHRFAELKPDQQDQVLSGLEKDQPAFDAVSAKMLFDLLLQNTKEGYFADPIHGGNQTLASWQLIGFPGARADFTDWVDHPNEPYPQGPVSISSKRTA; via the coding sequence ATGTCTAAGCCTCATGAAGCAATTCCAGCCAGAAGGCTGTTCTTAAAAAAATCGTTAACGCTTATTCCACTCGCCGCCGCGGCGGGAACCGGTGTGGTATCTCTCACCGCTATCGCCCAAGCGTCACCTGCAAAATCACCAGGAATAAGTCAGCACTACGTTCCTGTCTATTTTAACAATGAGGAGTGGACCTTCCTGCTAGCAGCCTGTGAGCGCCTGATCCCTAGCGATGTAAATGGCCCAGGCGCGGTATCGCAGGGCGTCCCGGTTTTTATTGATAAACAGATGGAAGCCCCGTTCGGGCATGGCGGCCTGTGGTACATGCATCCCCCTTTTGTTGCCGCGGTGCCGGAGCTGGGGTATCAGTCCAAATTGGTTCCCCGTGAGGTTTATCGCTTAGGGATCGGTGCGGTGAACGATTATTGCCAGCAGAAATTTCAACATCGTTTTGCCGAGCTAAAGCCGGATCAGCAGGATCAGGTGCTATCTGGGCTTGAAAAAGACCAGCCGGCATTCGATGCCGTATCCGCCAAAATGCTGTTCGATTTGCTGCTACAAAACACGAAAGAGGGATATTTTGCTGACCCGATCCATGGAGGCAACCAGACGCTTGCGTCGTGGCAACTGATCGGATTTCCTGGTGCCCGCGCCGACTTCACCGATTGGGTTGATCATCCCAATGAGCCTTATCCACAGGGCCCTGTCAGTATTTCCAGCAAGAGGACTGCATAA
- the purB gene encoding adenylosuccinate lyase, protein MELSSLTAVSPIDGRYGDKVTALRPIFSEYGLLKFRVQVEVRWLQKLAACAEIREVPAFDADANAYLDKIVAEFSEQDAQRIKTIERTTNHDVKAVEYFLKEKVAEVPALHAVSEFIHFACTSEDINNLSHALMLNTAREEVIKPQWRKIIDAIAGLSQEYRDIPLLSRTHGQPATPSTVGKEFANVAYRMERQFRQLGNVDILGKINGAVGNYNAHVVAYPEVDWHQFSEEFVTSLGIQWNPYTTQIEPHDYIAELFDCVARFNTILLDFDRDIWGYIALSHFKQKTIAGEIGSSTMPHKVNPIDFENSEGNLGLSNAVLGHLAAKLPVSRWQRDLTDSTVLRNLGVGLGYALIAYQSTLKGISKLEVNRDHLLDELDHNWEVLAEPIQTVMRRYGIEKPYEKLKELTRGKRVDAAGMQAFIDGLALPDDEKTRLKAMTPANYIGEAITLVDKLK, encoded by the coding sequence ATGGAATTATCCTCTCTGACCGCTGTGTCACCGATTGACGGCCGCTATGGCGATAAAGTCACCGCGCTGCGTCCGATTTTCAGTGAATATGGTCTGCTGAAGTTCCGTGTGCAGGTAGAAGTACGTTGGTTGCAGAAATTAGCAGCCTGTGCAGAAATCCGCGAAGTTCCGGCTTTTGACGCCGACGCAAACGCTTACCTCGACAAAATCGTCGCAGAATTCAGCGAACAAGACGCTCAGCGCATCAAAACCATCGAGCGCACCACCAATCATGACGTTAAAGCCGTAGAATACTTCCTGAAAGAGAAAGTTGCCGAAGTTCCTGCGCTACACGCTGTATCGGAGTTCATCCATTTTGCCTGTACGTCTGAGGACATTAATAACCTGTCCCATGCGTTGATGCTGAACACCGCTCGCGAAGAAGTTATCAAGCCACAGTGGCGCAAAATCATCGACGCCATCGCAGGTCTATCTCAGGAATATCGCGATATTCCCCTGCTCTCTCGCACCCATGGTCAGCCAGCCACACCATCAACCGTAGGCAAAGAATTTGCCAACGTGGCTTACCGTATGGAGCGCCAATTCCGCCAGTTAGGTAATGTCGACATTCTCGGCAAAATCAACGGCGCAGTCGGTAACTACAACGCTCACGTGGTGGCATATCCTGAAGTCGACTGGCATCAGTTTAGCGAAGAGTTCGTTACGTCTCTGGGTATCCAATGGAACCCATACACCACTCAAATTGAACCGCATGACTACATTGCAGAACTGTTCGACTGCGTGGCACGTTTCAACACCATTTTGCTCGACTTTGACCGCGACATTTGGGGCTATATTGCACTTAGCCATTTCAAACAGAAAACCATCGCGGGTGAAATCGGCTCCTCCACCATGCCGCACAAAGTCAACCCTATCGACTTCGAAAACTCTGAAGGTAATCTGGGTCTCTCCAATGCGGTACTGGGGCATTTGGCCGCTAAATTGCCAGTTTCACGCTGGCAGCGCGATCTCACTGACTCCACCGTACTGCGTAACTTAGGCGTTGGACTTGGCTATGCGTTAATCGCTTATCAGTCCACCCTGAAAGGGATTAGCAAACTGGAAGTAAATCGCGATCATCTTCTGGATGAACTGGATCACAACTGGGAAGTTTTGGCCGAGCCAATTCAGACCGTGATGCGCCGTTACGGCATTGAAAAGCCGTATGAAAAACTGAAAGAGCTAACGCGTGGTAAGCGTGTTGACGCCGCGGGTATGCAGGCATTTATTGATGGACTGGCCCTGCCTGACGACGAGAAAACGCGTCTGAAAGCCATGACGCCGGCCAATTACATTGGTGAAGCCATTACTCTCGTCGATAAGCTGAAATAA
- a CDS encoding GGDEF domain-containing protein: MNPLQSLDVLYINACVTYASLSVSYFVLSKHNALNSNSSLSRRILFGVIAGLISLYLTRSKMYFTQEVYYSFEIVPMLLVTFFGGGIAGITAWLVNFATTGGFVLDNLLLAVMLVPVLIARVWERNTFRTYLKTIILITLYRIVIVLPFLHTKNHMLDILIYQAVSFLCLLVCYQTLSIKRRSVDAFFKVRAASLLDPMTKVHNRQALEQQMQALSKSRSPCCLVMIDIDNFKSVNDTYGHLAGDQVLIEVAELIRLITRSSDFVARFGGEEFAIIIHYDDLNRAYHICERIRLAISNRKFFLSHGPKIHVTASFGISLFDGKTATLEEVLNRADNALYTAKHSGKNRVVIE; the protein is encoded by the coding sequence ATGAATCCGCTACAGTCGCTCGATGTTCTCTACATAAATGCTTGTGTCACCTATGCTTCGCTGTCGGTGAGCTATTTTGTGCTTAGCAAACACAACGCATTAAATTCAAATTCATCGTTAAGTCGCCGCATTTTATTTGGCGTGATTGCGGGACTGATCTCGTTGTATCTCACACGCAGCAAAATGTACTTCACGCAGGAGGTTTACTACAGCTTCGAAATTGTACCGATGCTGTTAGTCACTTTCTTTGGTGGCGGTATTGCAGGGATCACCGCATGGCTGGTTAACTTCGCGACCACCGGCGGCTTCGTTCTCGATAATCTGCTACTGGCGGTGATGCTGGTTCCGGTGCTCATCGCAAGAGTCTGGGAACGCAATACCTTCCGCACCTATCTTAAAACCATCATTTTGATCACGCTTTATCGCATTGTGATTGTGCTGCCGTTTTTGCATACCAAAAATCACATGCTAGATATTTTGATTTACCAAGCTGTCTCTTTTCTCTGCCTGCTGGTTTGTTACCAAACGCTATCCATCAAGCGCCGTAGCGTCGATGCCTTCTTTAAAGTGCGCGCGGCGTCTCTGCTTGATCCGATGACCAAAGTACATAATCGGCAAGCGCTTGAGCAACAAATGCAGGCGTTGTCGAAATCACGTTCCCCGTGCTGTTTAGTAATGATCGACATTGATAACTTTAAATCTGTTAATGATACCTACGGGCATTTGGCGGGCGATCAGGTACTGATTGAGGTGGCAGAATTGATTCGTTTGATCACGCGATCAAGCGATTTTGTTGCGCGTTTCGGCGGCGAAGAGTTTGCAATCATCATCCATTATGACGATCTCAATCGCGCCTACCACATCTGTGAGCGCATTCGGCTAGCCATCAGCAACCGTAAATTTTTCCTCTCCCACGGGCCTAAAATCCATGTGACGGCCTCGTTTGGTATTAGCCTGTTTGATGGCAAAACCGCAACCTTAGAAGAAGTGCTCAATCGCGCCGATAACGCGCTTTATACGGCGAAGCACAGTGGTAAAAACCGAGTAGTCATCGAGTAA
- a CDS encoding ADP-ribosylglycohydrolase family protein, translated as MELHESSQAEVTLQQRILGALYGQMLGDSLGMPSELWPRSRVRSHFGWIDRFLDGPQENSAACYFTAGQFTDDTSMALALADALVEANGKVVPELIARNVIRWVDSFDAFNKNILGPSSKVALREQKQGKPISSLENNGVTNGAAMRVSPLGCVLPSAPLRTFVDQVWEASSPTHKSDIAVAGAVTIAWAVSKAVEGAAWDEIKMALPAVATYAQEFRPSTFSASLAARIELALSVVAGADGVEDACERVYQLVGAGVSTIESVPAAIAMVDLAQGCPNQCAVLCANLGGDTDTIGAMATAICGALKGVNAIKPEWLATLQQTNPIDMTRYSTAFEKFRAQWQEAK; from the coding sequence ATGGAATTACACGAATCTTCACAGGCAGAGGTGACCCTCCAACAGCGTATTCTTGGCGCGCTTTATGGCCAAATGCTAGGCGATTCACTCGGAATGCCTTCCGAACTTTGGCCACGTTCGCGCGTGCGTAGCCATTTTGGTTGGATTGACCGCTTCTTAGATGGCCCTCAGGAAAACAGCGCTGCATGTTATTTCACCGCTGGACAATTCACCGATGATACCTCGATGGCGCTGGCTTTAGCCGATGCGCTGGTGGAGGCTAACGGAAAGGTGGTGCCAGAGCTGATTGCGAGAAACGTTATTCGTTGGGTAGATAGTTTCGATGCCTTCAATAAGAATATTTTAGGCCCGAGCTCAAAAGTAGCGCTGCGTGAACAGAAACAAGGCAAGCCAATAAGCAGTTTAGAAAACAACGGCGTGACTAACGGTGCGGCAATGCGTGTTTCTCCTTTGGGATGCGTGCTTCCTTCGGCTCCCTTGCGTACTTTTGTTGATCAGGTTTGGGAAGCTTCTAGTCCAACGCATAAATCGGATATTGCGGTAGCTGGCGCAGTGACGATTGCGTGGGCGGTTTCTAAAGCGGTGGAAGGCGCTGCGTGGGATGAGATAAAAATGGCGCTGCCTGCCGTAGCGACCTATGCGCAGGAGTTTCGTCCATCAACGTTCAGCGCATCATTGGCTGCGCGTATTGAACTGGCGCTTTCGGTGGTTGCTGGGGCTGATGGTGTCGAAGACGCCTGCGAACGGGTTTACCAACTGGTGGGGGCGGGGGTGAGCACCATTGAGTCTGTTCCCGCGGCGATTGCGATGGTTGATTTGGCTCAGGGGTGTCCTAACCAGTGTGCGGTGCTGTGTGCCAACCTTGGCGGCGATACTGATACCATTGGTGCTATGGCAACGGCCATCTGCGGCGCGTTGAAAGGTGTTAACGCAATTAAACCAGAGTGGCTTGCAACGCTGCAACAAACTAACCCTATCGATATGACGCGCTATAGCACCGCGTTCGAAAAATTCCGGGCTCAATGGCAGGAAGCAAAATAA
- the hflD gene encoding high frequency lysogenization protein HflD, which yields MAKNYYDITLALAGICQSARLVQQLAHEGQCDNAAMRTSLNSILQTNPPSTLAVFGDHERDLKLGLETLLNVLNANRQGPGAELTRYCLSLMVLERKLIGNNAAMQTLSDRINVLDRQLAHFDLESETIISSLASIYVDVVSPLGPRIQVTGSPTILQNPLIQAKVRAALLAGIRSGILWQQVGGGRLQLMFSRNRLFQMAQNLLTHC from the coding sequence GTGGCGAAGAACTACTATGACATCACCTTGGCATTAGCCGGTATCTGTCAATCAGCCCGACTGGTTCAACAGCTGGCACATGAAGGTCAGTGCGATAACGCAGCAATGAGAACGTCGCTGAACAGTATTCTTCAAACTAATCCTCCCTCGACGCTAGCCGTATTTGGCGATCATGAGCGCGATCTTAAGTTAGGCCTCGAAACGCTATTAAACGTGTTGAATGCCAACCGCCAAGGGCCTGGCGCTGAGTTAACGCGTTATTGTCTGAGCCTGATGGTGTTAGAACGCAAGCTCATTGGCAACAATGCAGCCATGCAAACGCTGTCTGACCGCATCAATGTTCTAGACCGCCAGTTGGCACATTTCGATCTAGAATCTGAAACCATTATTAGCTCACTGGCCTCGATTTACGTTGACGTCGTTAGCCCACTGGGGCCGCGCATTCAGGTCACGGGTTCCCCAACCATCCTGCAAAACCCACTGATTCAAGCCAAAGTACGCGCCGCATTGCTAGCGGGTATTCGCTCTGGGATCTTGTGGCAACAGGTTGGCGGCGGGCGCTTGCAGCTGATGTTCTCACGTAATCGTTTATTCCAGATGGCGCAAAATTTACTCACGCATTGTTAA
- a CDS encoding helix-turn-helix domain-containing protein, with product MNNHIDTQSRHITEADGNIFADLGFSDSQAQQLHAESLTQINAELEMKITLMVEITQWIASNNLKQSAAAEILNISRPRVSDVVNQKTEKFTIDSLVGMLSMTGKRARLVIE from the coding sequence ATAAATAACCACATTGATACTCAGTCTCGCCATATCACTGAGGCCGATGGCAATATTTTTGCAGACCTTGGTTTTTCTGACAGCCAAGCTCAGCAATTGCACGCAGAATCTCTCACCCAGATTAACGCAGAATTAGAAATGAAGATCACACTGATGGTTGAAATAACCCAGTGGATTGCGTCTAACAACCTTAAACAAAGCGCAGCCGCAGAAATATTAAATATATCTCGCCCAAGGGTTTCTGACGTGGTGAACCAAAAAACCGAGAAATTTACTATCGACTCACTTGTCGGCATGTTGAGCATGACCGGCAAGCGAGCACGTTTAGTTATTGAGTAG
- a CDS encoding nucleoside permease, which translates to MQIVNNNNTKLSVMMFVEWFIWGAWFVPLWQYLNKLGFSPSEIAWSYSSTAIAAILSPVLVGVIADRYFAAQKVLGWLHLVGGALMLLLAWQTQFSTFFPLLVVYALTYMPTVALTNSIAFANIRDTETDFPRIRVLGTLGWIASGLVVGFMLPPLLGMDNVSDTNMPLIVTAVASVLLGLYSFMLPNTPPKVGQRTDIKDLLGLNALGLLRDRSFAIFALCSFLFCMPLAFYYQFANGYLTQVGLENATGWMTLGQVSEIFAMLALPLLLKRYGIKKVLLLGFVTAGIRYVLFIYGGTADVLMYSMLFIGILLHGVSYDFYFVTGYIYVDKKAPAHMRTAAQGLITLICQGFGSFIGNWLGGRAMTAFQLPEAHNGMTFDWFTVWGVGAAMVFAVMLLFILFFREKNREITQVAIGN; encoded by the coding sequence ATGCAAATAGTTAATAATAACAATACTAAACTATCCGTGATGATGTTCGTGGAGTGGTTTATTTGGGGGGCATGGTTTGTGCCTCTTTGGCAGTATCTGAACAAACTGGGGTTTTCTCCTTCAGAGATCGCATGGTCTTACAGCAGCACGGCGATCGCTGCAATATTGTCTCCGGTGCTGGTGGGGGTTATTGCCGATCGCTATTTTGCGGCGCAGAAGGTGCTTGGGTGGCTGCACTTGGTGGGCGGCGCGCTGATGCTGCTTTTGGCATGGCAGACGCAGTTCTCTACATTTTTCCCTCTGCTGGTGGTTTATGCCCTGACGTATATGCCAACCGTGGCGCTGACCAACAGTATCGCCTTTGCCAATATTCGTGATACTGAAACAGATTTTCCCCGTATCCGTGTATTAGGCACCTTAGGCTGGATTGCTTCGGGCTTGGTTGTTGGCTTTATGCTGCCGCCACTGTTGGGGATGGATAACGTCTCGGACACCAATATGCCGCTGATTGTCACGGCGGTTGCTTCCGTATTGCTGGGTTTGTACAGCTTTATGCTGCCAAATACCCCGCCGAAAGTGGGGCAGCGTACCGATATTAAAGATTTGCTCGGATTGAATGCGCTGGGCCTGCTACGTGACCGTTCTTTTGCAATTTTCGCGCTGTGCTCGTTTCTCTTCTGCATGCCGCTGGCCTTCTACTACCAGTTCGCCAATGGTTACCTCACGCAGGTGGGCTTAGAAAATGCCACCGGTTGGATGACGCTTGGACAGGTATCCGAGATCTTTGCCATGCTGGCGCTGCCATTGTTGCTAAAACGCTACGGCATCAAAAAAGTTCTCTTGCTGGGGTTTGTTACCGCGGGCATTCGCTATGTGCTGTTTATCTATGGCGGTACGGCGGATGTGCTGATGTATAGCATGCTGTTTATCGGCATTTTGTTACACGGTGTCAGCTACGACTTCTATTTTGTGACCGGCTACATCTATGTGGATAAGAAAGCACCCGCGCATATGCGAACAGCGGCGCAGGGCTTGATTACTCTTATTTGCCAAGGCTTTGGTAGCTTTATTGGTAACTGGCTGGGAGGAAGAGCGATGACGGCCTTCCAACTGCCTGAAGCGCACAACGGTATGACCTTCGACTGGTTTACCGTGTGGGGGGTTGGCGCCGCGATGGTCTTTGCCGTGATGCTGCTCTTCATCCTCTTTTTCCGCGAAAAGAACCGTGAAATTACGCAGGTTGCTATCGGAAATTAA
- a CDS encoding PfkB family carbohydrate kinase, translating to MKPWLNQFLHQRKQAQPVMVLGASVMDVVAQTDRLPERGGDQPAFERGVHLGGCGLNITLALHRLGVNCVPMLPIGEGMWADRLRAAMASKGIHSQLNVTGGDNGWCLALVEPDGERTFISFDGIENQWQAHWLEPLTPTSGFVSISGYQLSVPRGDVLLNWVKGLPSGVRVVVDFGPRLDRIPPQVVQQLLRSGVILTLNEREAQILGMKKDGVEAFCQQRHEQTKELVVVRMGDAGCYYHQADDEKGWVDACSVNMVDTIGAGDSHCAGLLAGLASGLSAKDALTLANHIAAYVVSFRGGDCAPTTEELAEFF from the coding sequence ATGAAACCGTGGCTGAACCAATTTTTGCATCAACGAAAACAGGCACAGCCCGTTATGGTGCTCGGCGCCTCGGTCATGGACGTTGTGGCGCAAACCGATCGTTTGCCGGAAAGGGGCGGCGATCAACCGGCCTTTGAGCGCGGCGTTCATCTGGGCGGATGTGGGTTAAACATTACGCTGGCGCTGCATCGCTTAGGCGTTAACTGTGTACCCATGCTGCCGATTGGCGAAGGGATGTGGGCAGACCGGCTGCGGGCGGCCATGGCGAGCAAAGGCATTCATAGCCAGCTGAACGTGACCGGCGGCGACAATGGGTGGTGTTTGGCGCTGGTTGAACCGGATGGTGAGCGCACGTTTATCTCGTTTGACGGTATTGAAAACCAGTGGCAGGCACATTGGCTAGAACCGCTGACACCTACTTCAGGTTTTGTGTCTATTTCTGGCTATCAGCTTAGCGTTCCGCGTGGTGATGTTTTGCTCAATTGGGTTAAAGGTTTGCCATCTGGTGTGAGAGTGGTGGTTGATTTTGGCCCACGGCTGGATCGTATTCCACCACAGGTGGTTCAGCAGCTATTGCGCTCCGGCGTTATCCTCACGTTAAACGAGCGTGAAGCCCAGATCCTTGGAATGAAAAAGGATGGGGTTGAGGCATTTTGCCAGCAGCGCCACGAACAAACCAAAGAACTCGTGGTAGTCAGAATGGGAGATGCTGGCTGCTACTATCACCAAGCGGATGATGAAAAAGGCTGGGTTGATGCTTGCTCCGTAAACATGGTTGATACGATTGGCGCTGGGGATAGTCATTGTGCTGGACTGTTGGCGGGGTTAGCCAGCGGATTATCGGCCAAGGATGCATTGACGTTAGCCAATCATATTGCTGCCTATGTGGTCTCTTTCCGCGGCGGCGATTGTGCACCGACCACGGAAGAGTTAGCCGAATTTTTCTAA
- a CDS encoding GntR family transcriptional regulator: protein MSAENSLQLLNKLQQDIAQTGSMPIYLRFNESLREAIDQGIVKPGDFLPSERAFTDALKISRITVRKALACLEQDDIIGRGRGFGTMVKNTPTSPLAYSLATIKGFSGEVNLQGRTPGSVWIKRERVAASVNVAEKLNIPHNSSVFRLERIRTVDHSPVSVAISYVVENAIDDVEQIGNSLYDYLRSRQIQFGKLYSQISACLASNELREKLLIKEPSAMLVIRQTLLDHELRPLEYSINYCRGDMYEYSTED, encoded by the coding sequence ATGAGCGCAGAAAATAGCCTGCAGTTATTAAATAAATTACAGCAAGATATTGCCCAAACTGGCTCGATGCCAATCTATCTTCGATTTAATGAATCTCTCCGTGAAGCCATCGATCAAGGGATCGTCAAACCAGGCGATTTTCTGCCAAGCGAGCGCGCGTTCACTGACGCGTTAAAAATCTCCAGAATTACGGTGCGTAAAGCGCTGGCATGCCTTGAGCAAGACGATATTATCGGCCGAGGTCGCGGCTTTGGTACTATGGTGAAAAACACGCCTACGTCGCCGCTTGCCTACTCTCTTGCCACCATTAAAGGGTTTTCGGGTGAGGTGAATTTACAAGGCCGTACGCCTGGTTCAGTGTGGATCAAACGTGAGCGCGTGGCTGCATCCGTCAACGTGGCCGAAAAGCTGAATATTCCTCATAACAGTTCGGTATTTCGCCTAGAACGTATTCGCACCGTAGATCACAGCCCCGTTTCCGTCGCCATTTCATACGTGGTTGAAAATGCCATTGATGACGTCGAACAAATCGGCAATTCATTGTATGACTATCTACGCAGCCGCCAGATCCAGTTTGGTAAGCTTTATAGCCAAATTAGCGCCTGTTTGGCGAGCAACGAACTGCGTGAGAAACTGCTGATCAAAGAACCTTCGGCGATGTTAGTAATCCGTCAAACTTTGCTCGATCACGAGCTGCGACCGTTGGAGTACAGCATCAACTACTGCCGTGGCGATATGTATGAGTACTCAACCGAAGACTGA
- a CDS encoding type II toxin-antitoxin system RelE/ParE family toxin, translating into MCDQKRTFIAITVSGLKLTPCVKPIDWRGSSKKALLSFCDEVKKTAGFELHRVQYGLEPRHWKPRNDLGSSVVEIRIDNGNNQYRIMYVATFAESVYVLHCFAKKTQKTSRIDNEIVMLRYKEIVKERSLKDE; encoded by the coding sequence ATGTGTGATCAAAAACGGACTTTTATTGCCATAACAGTTTCAGGTTTAAAACTCACCCCTTGCGTTAAACCTATCGACTGGAGGGGCTCATCTAAGAAGGCGTTGCTCTCCTTCTGTGATGAGGTTAAAAAAACAGCGGGATTTGAGCTTCACCGTGTTCAATATGGCCTTGAACCTCGGCACTGGAAACCAAGAAACGATTTAGGTTCCAGCGTCGTTGAAATCCGCATAGATAACGGTAATAACCAATACAGAATCATGTATGTCGCAACATTTGCCGAATCAGTCTATGTACTGCATTGTTTTGCAAAGAAAACACAAAAGACCTCTCGCATAGACAATGAAATCGTCATGCTACGGTATAAAGAAATCGTCAAAGAAAGGAGTCTTAAAGATGAGTAA
- a CDS encoding GMC family oxidoreductase → MTTIKKDPVDVVIVGFGWTGAIMGMEMTDAGLSVVALERGEKRDTYPDFAYPRIADELTYGIRLKLFQEAAKETVTVRHNPGDYAVPYRQFGSFLPGNGVGGAGVHWNGMHWRALPSDLKLHTTIGERYGKAFIPDGMLLQDYPVDYADLEPFFDKFEKVCGTAGKSGNLRGEIIEGGNPFEGPRASEYPTPPLKSLYSGTLFSQAAKELGYHPFAIPAANCSQPYTNPYGVQLGPCNYCGYCERFGCFMYSKGSPQSTILPVLTQRKNFELRTNSMVIKVNLDSSGKKATGVTYIDVQGREIEQPASMVILSAYQLHNVRLLLLSGIGQPYNPQTGEGMVGRNYAYQMNSGISLFFDKDTHFNPFIGAGAAGAVIDDFNSDNFDHADLGFIGGAYISAVRTGGRPIQQMTLPADTPTWGAGWKQGIKDNYLHSMSIGSEGSVMPYKECYLDLDPNYKDAFGQPLLRMTFDWKPNEVKMTQHITRKMQGIATAMKPKQMKVSVMDMNSHYDVRPYQSTHTTGGAIMGDSPSNSVVNKYLQSWDVPNVFVQGASAFPQNMAYNPTGLVGALAYWSAHAIRTQYLANPGPLVQA, encoded by the coding sequence ATGACAACCATAAAAAAAGACCCCGTTGACGTAGTCATTGTCGGTTTCGGTTGGACCGGAGCCATTATGGGCATGGAAATGACCGATGCGGGTTTAAGCGTAGTGGCCTTAGAGCGCGGTGAAAAACGTGATACCTACCCAGACTTTGCCTATCCACGTATTGCCGATGAATTAACCTACGGTATTCGGCTTAAACTTTTTCAGGAAGCGGCCAAGGAAACGGTGACCGTGCGCCATAATCCCGGAGATTACGCCGTACCCTACCGCCAATTTGGATCATTCTTGCCGGGCAACGGCGTTGGTGGCGCCGGGGTACACTGGAACGGCATGCACTGGCGTGCATTACCGAGCGATTTAAAATTACACACGACGATCGGCGAGCGCTACGGAAAGGCATTTATTCCTGACGGTATGTTATTGCAAGACTATCCTGTTGATTATGCCGACTTAGAGCCTTTCTTTGATAAGTTCGAAAAAGTCTGTGGGACCGCCGGTAAATCAGGCAATCTGCGGGGAGAAATTATCGAAGGCGGTAATCCCTTTGAAGGCCCAAGAGCCTCCGAATATCCAACTCCGCCGCTAAAATCGCTCTATTCTGGCACTTTGTTTAGCCAAGCCGCCAAAGAGCTGGGTTATCATCCTTTTGCCATCCCTGCGGCAAACTGCTCACAGCCGTATACCAATCCCTACGGTGTGCAACTCGGTCCGTGCAACTATTGCGGTTACTGCGAGCGCTTTGGGTGTTTCATGTATTCCAAAGGCTCGCCACAAAGTACCATCTTGCCCGTTCTCACCCAGCGCAAAAACTTTGAACTCCGCACCAACTCAATGGTTATCAAGGTAAACCTCGATAGCAGCGGTAAAAAAGCCACCGGAGTGACCTATATTGACGTACAAGGCCGTGAAATAGAACAACCGGCCAGTATGGTTATCTTGAGCGCATATCAACTGCATAACGTTCGCTTACTGTTACTTTCTGGCATTGGTCAGCCCTACAACCCACAAACGGGTGAAGGGATGGTCGGTAGAAACTACGCATATCAGATGAACAGCGGTATTTCTCTCTTCTTTGATAAAGACACCCATTTCAATCCGTTTATCGGCGCTGGCGCTGCGGGTGCCGTTATTGATGATTTCAATAGTGATAACTTCGACCATGCCGATCTTGGGTTTATCGGGGGTGCTTATATCTCCGCCGTGCGTACCGGCGGGCGTCCAATCCAGCAAATGACACTGCCTGCCGATACACCAACGTGGGGCGCCGGTTGGAAACAAGGGATCAAGGATAACTATCTGCATTCGATGAGCATCGGCTCCGAGGGGTCTGTTATGCCTTACAAAGAGTGCTATTTAGATCTCGATCCAAACTATAAAGATGCTTTCGGCCAGCCACTGCTGCGCATGACCTTCGATTGGAAGCCCAACGAAGTGAAAATGACACAGCACATCACCCGTAAAATGCAGGGGATCGCTACCGCGATGAAACCTAAACAAATGAAAGTCTCGGTGATGGACATGAACAGCCATTATGACGTGCGGCCTTATCAGTCAACGCATACCACCGGCGGCGCTATTATGGGTGATAGTCCATCCAACAGCGTGGTGAATAAATATCTGCAAAGCTGGGACGTCCCTAACGTCTTCGTACAGGGTGCAAGTGCCTTCCCGCAAAACATGGCCTATAACCCAACCGGACTGGTTGGTGCGTTGGCCTATTGGTCAGCACATGCCATTCGCACCCAATACTTAGCCAATCCGGGCCCATTGGTTCAGGCCTGA